A part of Myxococcales bacterium genomic DNA contains:
- a CDS encoding AAA family ATPase: MNNIKIVLLLLSLANFSFSLNHNLIIEESYFSKRKAHLLLKLEKILHPILHGHGEPPKKGLLQKTYETSTKVWEDLKEFNLSAAYKTASKDNSFWQMAKTLAGGTVNYFAGERAEKVLFHGGFYDSPEAEMNEERFGSESINLLSSLEEELEQRFERWKPQTECPDGLKKCKKIGLNSKNILKGLYAFLENIENYERKHGADFFSKDEINRIFNFLDLVVVRLSEINIIGSIGNQEKNIVTDDSILQPYVRVINLLAAIPTKTHDVEKSLQENSDKILELMEFLPEKQKLSLLDYIRKLSYNAHNKTFAHSSGGCSSHLLFSGPTGTGKTFVGKKLPELLGFKPICMSLEELQRGQDNFSTEILDLVDGEDLSGLEKKILQLDARCMQAVCHLNQIVFIDELDEDRNYQISDLKEQFDQFKKLNFPSLGLQVPGFLNCIFTTNNQKLLRDPALISRFTEIEFPPMNFHRKLDILSKHIYKKYDSEQFSELRKNFSKKELDKHLEKFIKFDERINIRILIENVDDILFLLDVKRRVELGDENILLGLQARESFDDFLRRKFGKLDLGDLDYSSSSDEEEQSESECDEEEIQDLILENKDGCLRPLYKPRDLACHLL, from the coding sequence ATGAATAATATAAAAATAGTATTACTGCTTTTATCTTTGGCTAATTTTTCTTTTTCTTTAAACCATAACCTCATTATAGAGGAAAGCTATTTTTCAAAACGCAAAGCTCACTTGTTATTAAAACTAGAAAAAATTTTGCACCCAATTCTTCATGGCCACGGAGAGCCTCCTAAAAAAGGTCTACTCCAGAAAACTTACGAGACCAGTACAAAAGTCTGGGAAGATTTAAAAGAATTTAATCTAAGCGCTGCCTATAAGACTGCATCAAAAGACAACTCTTTTTGGCAGATGGCTAAAACCCTTGCAGGGGGTACTGTTAATTATTTTGCTGGTGAACGCGCGGAAAAAGTTTTATTTCATGGTGGTTTTTATGACAGCCCCGAAGCAGAAATGAACGAGGAGCGTTTTGGTTCCGAGTCCATTAATTTGCTCAGCAGCCTAGAAGAGGAACTTGAACAGAGATTTGAAAGATGGAAGCCACAAACTGAGTGCCCAGATGGCTTAAAAAAATGCAAAAAAATTGGGCTCAACAGCAAAAATATTTTGAAGGGTCTTTATGCGTTTTTAGAAAATATTGAGAACTATGAGCGCAAGCATGGAGCTGATTTTTTTAGTAAAGATGAAATCAATCGGATTTTTAATTTTCTAGATTTGGTAGTGGTAAGACTATCGGAAATAAATATTATTGGCTCTATTGGTAATCAAGAAAAAAATATCGTAACCGACGACTCCATCTTGCAGCCCTATGTTCGGGTTATAAATCTATTAGCAGCCATTCCTACCAAAACCCATGACGTAGAAAAATCGCTGCAAGAAAATAGTGACAAAATTCTAGAGCTCATGGAATTCTTACCCGAAAAACAAAAACTTTCCTTGCTCGATTACATACGAAAACTCTCTTACAACGCACACAATAAGACCTTTGCCCATTCAAGCGGAGGATGCAGTTCGCATTTGTTATTTTCTGGCCCCACGGGTACAGGAAAAACTTTTGTGGGCAAAAAATTACCTGAGCTTTTAGGTTTTAAGCCAATTTGCATGAGCCTTGAAGAGCTTCAGCGCGGGCAGGATAATTTTTCTACTGAAATATTGGATTTAGTTGATGGCGAAGATTTATCTGGTCTTGAAAAGAAAATCCTTCAACTTGATGCACGATGTATGCAAGCTGTTTGTCATTTAAACCAAATTGTTTTTATTGATGAACTCGATGAAGATCGCAATTACCAAATAAGCGATCTAAAAGAGCAGTTCGATCAATTTAAAAAGCTCAACTTTCCTTCTTTAGGTTTGCAGGTGCCTGGCTTTTTGAATTGTATCTTTACCACCAATAATCAAAAACTTTTAAGAGACCCTGCCCTTATTTCTCGCTTTACCGAGATAGAATTTCCTCCCATGAATTTTCATAGAAAGTTAGATATTTTAAGCAAACATATCTATAAAAAATATGATTCAGAACAATTTTCTGAGCTAAGAAAAAATTTTTCTAAAAAAGAATTAGACAAACACCTAGAGAAGTTTATTAAGTTTGATGAAAGAATAAATATCAGGATTTTAATTGAAAATGTGGATGATATTTTATTTCTTCTCGATGTAAAACGCCGGGTAGAATTAGGAGACGAAAATATTCTTTTAGGACTCCAGGCTCGGGAAAGTTTTGATGATTTTTTGAGAAGAAAATTTGGAAAGCTAGATTTAGGGGATTTAGATTATAGTTCGTCCAGCGATGAAGAAGAGCAGTCAGAATCTGAATGTGATGAAGAAGAAATTCAAGATCTAATTTTGGAAAATAAAGATGGATGCCTACGACCACTCTATAAGCCTAGAGATCTTGCTTGTCATTTGCTTTAG
- a CDS encoding protocatechuate 3,4-dioxygenase — MKKTDQVARREILKWGGIGLASISSAGLWAKGLATMCASTPKQPEGPFYPVSQQQDTDTDLTKVLGRNKLADGQIIFLQGKIMDQYCQSVENAVVEIWQACASGRYNHPGDIDNKNKLDENFQYWGIAVSDNRGDYNFKTIIPGAYVAGPGWMRPPHIHFKIYKRGYQDLITQMYFEGNQYNENDRILRALPKSEWPAVVRPLTAKNSQNGRECFDVNFDISIQKIT; from the coding sequence ATGAAAAAGACAGATCAAGTGGCCCGAAGAGAAATTTTAAAGTGGGGAGGCATTGGACTTGCAAGCATATCTTCTGCGGGATTATGGGCCAAAGGATTAGCAACTATGTGCGCATCTACGCCAAAGCAACCCGAGGGACCTTTTTATCCAGTTTCTCAACAACAAGATACCGATACCGATTTAACCAAAGTTTTAGGAAGAAATAAGCTCGCTGATGGACAAATAATTTTTTTGCAGGGAAAAATTATGGATCAATACTGCCAAAGTGTAGAAAATGCTGTGGTAGAAATCTGGCAAGCCTGCGCCAGTGGACGCTACAACCATCCAGGCGATATCGATAATAAAAATAAGTTGGATGAAAATTTTCAGTATTGGGGCATAGCTGTAAGTGATAATCGCGGAGATTACAATTTTAAAACCATTATCCCTGGAGCTTATGTAGCTGGTCCTGGCTGGATGCGGCCTCCTCATATTCATTTTAAAATTTATAAAAGAGGCTATCAGGATTTAATCACACAAATGTACTTTGAAGGCAATCAGTATAATGAAAATGATCGCATACTGCGAGCTTTACCAAAAAGTGAATGGCCAGCAGTGGTAAGACCATTAACAGCAAAAAATTCACAAAATGGCAGAGAGTGTTTTGATGTAAACTTTGATATTTCGATACAAAAAATCACATAA
- a CDS encoding substrate-binding domain-containing protein, producing MRFLLTSQECELLLRFEENSSLVELAKALHKDVSVVSRNLKAISHKFDVLKKHQGRWILTEKGKSINAWSKEAIFSQQLSLGQQKNIRIATTREFASRILLPKIKMLIGEQDISVSIVTSDSGIENYILSGKADFGFDCGRPQSPGVAFKRLVRERFAIVASPNFTKKYSIKHFDDLDDKNHLKFMRAEGAVLDLDVNTTQYFGTFGDISNLRQACVLGYGWAVMPYYMVKKEIEEGALIEITGTHFPDQKFGVWWQRDRASIIPWIHRASEWLSKQNLC from the coding sequence ATGAGATTTTTACTGACGTCACAGGAATGTGAACTGTTGTTGAGATTCGAAGAAAATTCGAGCCTGGTAGAGTTAGCAAAAGCTCTACACAAAGATGTATCGGTGGTTTCAAGAAATCTTAAGGCTATATCACATAAGTTTGATGTTTTGAAAAAACATCAGGGGCGCTGGATACTCACTGAAAAAGGAAAATCTATCAACGCCTGGAGTAAAGAAGCAATCTTTTCTCAACAGCTCAGCCTTGGCCAACAAAAAAATATCCGCATTGCTACAACCAGAGAATTTGCTAGCCGCATACTTTTACCTAAGATTAAAATGCTGATCGGTGAGCAAGATATTTCAGTATCCATTGTCACATCCGATAGCGGTATCGAAAATTATATTCTAAGCGGCAAAGCAGATTTTGGTTTTGATTGCGGTCGCCCACAAAGCCCAGGCGTAGCTTTCAAGCGACTTGTGCGTGAAAGATTCGCTATAGTGGCATCGCCAAATTTTACTAAAAAATATTCAATCAAACATTTTGATGATCTGGACGATAAAAATCATCTTAAATTCATGCGTGCAGAAGGAGCCGTATTGGATCTAGATGTGAATACAACTCAATATTTCGGCACTTTTGGCGATATTTCCAACCTTCGCCAAGCATGCGTTCTGGGATATGGCTGGGCCGTAATGCCTTATTATATGGTAAAAAAAGAGATCGAGGAAGGAGCACTTATAGAAATTACAGGCACCCACTTTCCCGATCAAAAATTTGGTGTCTGGTGGCAAAGAGATCGCGCAAGCATTATTCCGTGGATACATCGGGCAAGCGAGTGGCTATCAAAGCAGAACTTGTGTTAA
- a CDS encoding PhzF family phenazine biosynthesis protein: MSIIVFQVDSFSSVPFKGNPAGVCVLNEPANEKWMQDIAMEMNLSETAFLWPQGNKYGLRWFTPSVEVNLCGHATLAAAHILWEQKYLSENETAKFITKSGLLSASKRGEKIYLDFPSQPPTQCLPPLLLTEAFDEKIVFCGNNHQNDFLLEFESEALVRNFKPKFDVLKKLAIRGLIVTAQSFNKDYDFVSRFFACGVGVDEDPVTGSTHCALAPYWSKKLASNNLVAFQASKRGGVVGCELKGDRVILSGAALTIFRIEMLS, encoded by the coding sequence ATGAGCATTATAGTTTTTCAAGTGGATTCTTTTAGTTCAGTACCGTTTAAGGGAAATCCTGCAGGAGTATGCGTTTTAAATGAACCTGCCAATGAAAAGTGGATGCAGGATATAGCGATGGAAATGAATCTATCGGAAACGGCTTTTTTATGGCCACAAGGCAATAAATACGGTCTGCGATGGTTTACCCCAAGTGTTGAGGTTAACCTATGTGGTCATGCCACATTGGCCGCAGCACACATTTTATGGGAGCAAAAATACTTGTCAGAAAATGAAACGGCTAAATTTATCACCAAGAGTGGTTTGCTAAGTGCCAGCAAGAGAGGTGAAAAAATATATTTGGACTTTCCATCACAACCACCGACACAATGTCTTCCTCCTCTACTTCTTACAGAAGCTTTTGATGAGAAAATAGTTTTTTGTGGAAATAATCATCAAAATGATTTTTTGCTTGAATTCGAATCAGAAGCCTTAGTAAGAAATTTTAAGCCTAAATTCGATGTGCTAAAAAAACTAGCGATTAGAGGCTTAATTGTAACTGCTCAATCTTTTAATAAAGATTATGACTTTGTATCTCGTTTTTTTGCTTGTGGGGTTGGAGTTGATGAGGATCCTGTTACTGGTTCTACTCACTGCGCTCTCGCTCCTTATTGGAGTAAAAAATTAGCTTCAAATAATTTAGTTGCTTTTCAAGCATCAAAGAGAGGGGGGGTTGTAGGCTGTGAGCTTAAAGGAGACAGAGTTATTCTTAGTGGTGCTGCGTTAACTATTTTTCGGATTGAAATGCTCTCTTAA
- a CDS encoding YebC/PmpR family DNA-binding transcriptional regulator gives MAGHNKWSKIKHKKGAADAKRSKVWTKIIREITVASRLGGEDPSSNPRLRKAMDDARYANMPKDNIMRAISKGVGGEGGNLEELVYEGYGPAGVALVVECMTDNRNRTLSDVRTVIQKKGGNLGATGSVLFSFHKKGQLLFNKTTAAGQELSEDQLLEIGLEYGVEEISEDDDSFTLICEPEKYLVLKDAFEKAQIIPDASELTMIPDNVVHVSGENAKKLLSMVDGLEDLDDVQNVYTNMDIDEKELEELMGS, from the coding sequence ATGGCAGGTCATAATAAATGGTCAAAAATTAAACATAAAAAAGGTGCTGCAGATGCTAAGCGTTCTAAGGTTTGGACGAAAATTATTCGTGAAATAACTGTGGCATCACGATTGGGTGGCGAAGATCCCAGTTCAAACCCGCGTTTAAGAAAGGCTATGGATGATGCGCGCTACGCTAATATGCCTAAAGACAATATTATGCGGGCAATTTCTAAAGGCGTTGGCGGTGAGGGCGGCAATCTGGAAGAGCTGGTTTATGAAGGTTACGGACCAGCAGGGGTCGCCTTAGTTGTTGAATGCATGACGGATAACCGAAATAGAACTTTGAGCGATGTGCGAACAGTTATTCAGAAAAAAGGTGGAAATCTTGGAGCAACAGGATCGGTGTTGTTTAGCTTTCATAAAAAAGGACAACTTTTATTTAATAAAACCACCGCTGCTGGCCAAGAGTTAAGCGAGGATCAACTCTTGGAAATTGGACTTGAGTATGGGGTTGAAGAAATCAGCGAAGATGATGATAGTTTTACGCTTATCTGTGAGCCAGAAAAATATTTGGTCCTCAAAGATGCTTTTGAAAAAGCTCAGATAATTCCTGATGCCAGTGAGCTCACCATGATTCCTGATAATGTTGTGCATGTGTCAGGGGAAAACGCAAAAAAATTATTGTCGATGGTAGATGGTCTTGAAGATCTTGACGATGTGCAAAATGTTTATACCAACATGGATATCGACGAAAAAGAATTAGAAGAGCTTATGGGCTCGTAG
- the ruvC gene encoding crossover junction endodeoxyribonuclease RuvC, with amino-acid sequence MEKILLGIDPGSLRTGFGIVSHSSNSKVEHVTHGTIVLDAKKNLSERLSDLACDLKTLIEKYQPHYAVVEGVFFCKNARSALVLGQARGVALAVLGLNAIPVQELSPTQVKSLVAGRGRAQKFQVAQIVALNLGIAVPCSEDASDALALALACSYQSNISF; translated from the coding sequence ATGGAAAAAATTCTACTGGGCATTGATCCAGGATCTTTGAGAACTGGTTTTGGCATAGTGTCGCACTCTTCAAATAGCAAAGTAGAGCATGTGACGCACGGTACTATTGTGCTTGATGCCAAAAAAAATCTAAGCGAACGTTTATCTGATTTGGCTTGTGATCTCAAAACATTGATAGAAAAATACCAGCCTCACTATGCGGTGGTGGAGGGCGTATTTTTTTGTAAAAATGCGCGTTCTGCTTTGGTTTTAGGGCAGGCGCGAGGAGTTGCTCTGGCTGTTTTGGGTTTAAATGCTATTCCTGTACAAGAGCTGAGCCCCACTCAAGTAAAATCTTTGGTAGCTGGCCGAGGAAGGGCACAAAAATTTCAGGTTGCTCAAATTGTTGCACTTAATCTTGGCATTGCCGTTCCCTGCAGTGAAGATGCCTCCGATGCTCTTGCTTTGGCTTTAGCATGCAGTTATCAGTCAAATATTAGTTTTTAA
- the rpmF gene encoding 50S ribosomal protein L32 codes for MPVPKRRKSVSRTRMQRAANMRLTPEAMPSACASCGEPKAPHRICRACGKYANRQVIPVVES; via the coding sequence ATGCCAGTTCCTAAGCGACGTAAATCTGTTTCCCGCACAAGAATGCAACGCGCAGCCAATATGCGCCTGACCCCTGAAGCTATGCCTAGTGCATGCGCAAGCTGTGGAGAGCCAAAGGCTCCTCATCGTATTTGTCGAGCTTGCGGCAAGTACGCCAACCGTCAAGTTATTCCAGTGGTTGAATCATAA
- a CDS encoding DUF177 domain-containing protein, with protein MSIDKHFLGYKSYVVMLSSIDFHSDFKTWIVPTHEIGTIGLSFEKMISAQTLCALLHEKNRNDFTWKAKNDHRVRCKLIHEGTSAFMLDMTGRLELFSSCARCLNEIQHSIEINLHMRLLEQKMVDAQESNLELIFDSDSLQDDENEIVTGYFLRKSIDLGLILREQIFFSVPDYPYCGGPLAVKKEGCGLSIVTSPDHEPPKNPFIKLLKKT; from the coding sequence ATGAGCATTGACAAGCATTTTTTAGGCTATAAAAGTTATGTCGTTATGTTATCTTCAATCGATTTTCATAGTGATTTTAAAACCTGGATCGTTCCTACACACGAAATAGGAACGATTGGATTATCTTTTGAAAAAATGATATCAGCCCAGACTCTCTGCGCGCTTTTACATGAAAAAAATCGAAATGATTTTACGTGGAAAGCAAAAAACGATCATCGTGTGCGGTGTAAGCTGATACATGAGGGCACCAGTGCCTTTATGCTCGATATGACTGGCAGGCTAGAATTGTTTTCTTCATGCGCCAGATGTCTCAATGAAATCCAACATAGCATCGAAATCAATTTGCATATGAGGCTTCTTGAGCAAAAAATGGTCGATGCTCAAGAATCAAATTTGGAGCTCATCTTTGATAGCGATTCTTTGCAAGATGATGAAAATGAGATTGTTACAGGATATTTTTTAAGAAAGTCCATTGACTTGGGACTTATTTTGCGCGAGCAGATCTTCTTTAGTGTCCCAGACTATCCCTATTGCGGTGGGCCACTTGCTGTGAAAAAAGAAGGCTGCGGGTTATCGATTGTGACATCACCAGACCATGAGCCGCCTAAAAACCCTTTTATAAAATTGTTAAAAAAGACCTAG
- a CDS encoding DNA adenine methylase, producing the protein MIKYLGSKRQLIPWIIETIRTNFPDSRSVADIFSGTSRVGFALKEQGYSVAANDHNLFAYHIARCYLQTNQSDLPDNFGKIIKHLNNLPGKADFFTNNYCINARFFHPKNGEKIDAIRAGIDTLDIDEQIRSVLLVSLIEAADRIDSTCGIQMAFLKGWAPRAHLPLTLRVPSLLEAQSGTSYQAHCLDAKEAAQKIECDIAYLDPPYNQHSYRSNYHIWETLVRNDRPELYGRAQKRLDCQTYKSDFNSKPKFRSSLLEVLSNLNTRKIVLSFSDEGFITKSEIETLLSQFGKVSSQQIDYKRYVGAQIGIYNQKGRKVGQIKKLRNKEFLYVVNPT; encoded by the coding sequence ATGATTAAGTACTTGGGTTCAAAAAGACAGCTTATCCCCTGGATTATAGAAACCATAAGGACAAATTTTCCTGACAGTCGTTCAGTGGCCGATATCTTTTCTGGCACCTCTCGAGTAGGTTTTGCTTTAAAAGAACAAGGATATTCGGTCGCTGCTAACGATCATAATTTGTTTGCCTATCACATTGCCCGCTGTTATTTACAAACCAATCAAAGTGACTTGCCTGACAATTTTGGAAAAATAATTAAACACCTCAATAACTTACCAGGAAAAGCTGATTTTTTTACCAATAATTACTGTATAAATGCACGTTTTTTCCACCCAAAAAATGGTGAAAAAATTGATGCAATTCGCGCTGGTATCGACACCCTTGATATCGATGAGCAAATAAGGTCGGTCTTGCTCGTGAGCCTAATCGAAGCTGCCGATCGCATTGATTCAACGTGCGGTATTCAGATGGCATTTTTAAAAGGATGGGCCCCGAGAGCTCACTTACCTTTGACGCTCAGAGTGCCCTCTCTCTTAGAAGCTCAGTCTGGTACAAGTTACCAAGCTCACTGCCTCGATGCCAAAGAAGCAGCCCAAAAAATTGAGTGCGATATTGCTTATCTTGATCCTCCCTATAACCAGCACAGCTATCGCAGCAATTATCACATTTGGGAAACTCTGGTGCGTAACGATCGCCCTGAACTCTACGGGCGGGCACAAAAAAGATTAGATTGCCAAACCTATAAAAGTGATTTCAACTCAAAACCCAAATTTCGCAGTTCACTGTTAGAGGTTTTAAGCAACCTAAACACACGAAAAATAGTTCTTTCATTTAGCGATGAAGGATTTATCACTAAAAGCGAAATCGAAACATTACTATCACAATTTGGCAAAGTCAGTTCTCAACAAATAGACTATAAAAGATATGTCGGTGCTCAGATTGGTATTTACAATCAAAAAGGACGCAAGGTTGGTCAAATAAAAAAGTTACGCAATAAAGAATTTTTATATGTAGTTAATCCGACATAA
- a CDS encoding PBP1A family penicillin-binding protein, with protein sequence MSAKRQMGNRSKSNRYWFFIKILVVLSALFFVVTAAGLYWVASKDLPQLDALKDYQPPQSTLVYDRYHRLIGRFYDERRTVISIHNLPSYVIQAFVAAEDGSFFEHDGLDYLGLLRAVVLEIKHRTVGGRRVGGSTITQQTARTMLLSSSQTYIRKIKEIILARRIEQALTKDQILHLYLNQIYFGNGAYGVEEASLTYFSKPASQLELFEAAALAAIPKSPNRINPFGDLVRLKERQNYVLEQMVKGNFISEEQAQEAKQTFLFNASHEKQEEVLAPYFLTSLRSDLVHHFDEEIIKKGGLKIFSTLDSDLQRHAERTLKEGLRSIDQRQGYRGPLLRPDKKQNQSLIKELSAFKKKAFAKAAPQKVWDLRRLARAQANSDITSLVRNSRIVNLQEGLVIGARVEKINEAKNTALIDVGTRFVELPFNGIAWAWRQKTENSKKLSQIIQAGDIILVKLNNPNGKVWASLEQAPLINGGIVALDVETGGILAMVGGYDFTRSAFNRITQAKRQPGSGMKPLIYSLAIDREVVTAASIITDSPRAFFDPGTEEFWRPRNHTRRYLGDISVRRCLRSSVNTCTITLLEKIGIDNFLSFAKEVNLISPLTPFPRNLTIALGSAEVIPMDLANAMRIFPREGKYSPYHSFSKVVFADGQEQENNLREERQLIRPESAFITTNILQGVISGINRSRYLGKVQSEMAGKTGTTNDVRSAWFFGYSPKVLALVYVGRDDNSGLGDKEWGVTTAFPIWARFMNEVPENQEPLAFIQPPNVDWYPIDPESEKQQTFVEGDPQAVAQEVPKELFIDGTAPKIPLENSDAIRIKALENSAFAP encoded by the coding sequence ATGAGCGCAAAAAGACAAATGGGTAATCGTAGTAAGAGCAATCGATATTGGTTTTTTATAAAAATTTTGGTGGTGCTGTCTGCACTTTTTTTTGTAGTGACTGCAGCAGGGCTCTATTGGGTTGCCAGTAAAGATCTGCCACAATTGGATGCATTAAAAGATTATCAACCACCACAAAGTACGCTTGTGTACGATCGCTACCATCGTTTGATTGGGCGATTTTACGATGAACGCCGCACTGTTATTTCCATACACAATCTTCCCTCCTACGTTATTCAAGCTTTTGTTGCTGCTGAGGATGGGTCTTTTTTTGAACACGATGGGCTTGATTATTTGGGCTTATTGCGCGCGGTTGTTTTGGAAATTAAACATAGAACAGTGGGAGGAAGACGCGTAGGCGGTAGCACTATTACCCAACAGACTGCACGCACCATGCTGTTGAGCTCAAGTCAAACCTATATTAGGAAGATAAAAGAAATAATACTGGCGCGACGAATTGAGCAAGCTCTTACAAAAGATCAGATTTTGCATCTCTATTTAAATCAGATTTATTTCGGTAACGGAGCCTATGGCGTTGAAGAAGCATCTTTGACTTACTTTTCAAAACCAGCATCTCAACTAGAATTATTCGAGGCTGCAGCATTGGCTGCAATCCCAAAAAGTCCCAACCGCATTAACCCATTTGGTGATTTGGTTCGCTTAAAAGAACGGCAAAACTATGTTCTTGAACAAATGGTTAAGGGTAATTTTATTAGCGAGGAGCAGGCCCAGGAAGCCAAACAAACTTTTTTGTTTAATGCGAGTCACGAAAAACAAGAAGAGGTCTTGGCACCATATTTTTTAACTTCCTTGCGAAGTGATCTTGTGCATCACTTTGATGAGGAAATCATAAAAAAAGGTGGGCTCAAAATTTTTTCGACGCTTGATAGCGATTTGCAAAGGCATGCGGAAAGAACTTTGAAGGAAGGGTTGCGCTCCATTGATCAGCGGCAAGGCTATAGAGGCCCGTTATTAAGGCCTGATAAGAAGCAAAACCAGTCTTTAATCAAAGAACTATCAGCCTTTAAGAAAAAAGCTTTTGCTAAAGCTGCTCCTCAAAAGGTTTGGGACTTGCGCAGGCTCGCAAGAGCTCAAGCAAACTCAGATATTACTTCACTGGTGCGTAATTCCAGAATTGTTAATCTACAGGAAGGACTTGTCATTGGAGCTCGAGTTGAAAAAATTAATGAAGCAAAAAATACAGCACTTATCGATGTAGGAACAAGATTTGTAGAACTTCCTTTTAATGGTATTGCTTGGGCATGGCGGCAGAAGACAGAAAATAGCAAAAAGCTTTCTCAGATTATTCAGGCCGGAGATATCATTCTTGTCAAACTCAATAACCCAAATGGCAAAGTATGGGCAAGTCTAGAACAGGCACCTTTAATAAACGGCGGAATTGTTGCCTTGGACGTTGAGACAGGTGGAATTCTAGCGATGGTAGGCGGCTATGATTTTACGCGCTCGGCCTTTAACAGAATCACCCAAGCTAAAAGACAACCAGGATCAGGTATGAAGCCTCTGATCTATTCACTGGCAATTGATCGGGAAGTGGTTACGGCAGCATCAATAATAACGGATTCCCCACGGGCATTTTTTGATCCTGGTACCGAAGAATTTTGGCGGCCTAGAAACCATACGCGAAGATATTTAGGAGACATCAGTGTCCGTCGCTGTTTGCGATCGTCGGTCAATACTTGCACTATCACTCTACTTGAAAAAATAGGCATTGATAATTTCTTGAGTTTTGCGAAAGAAGTGAACCTCATCAGCCCGTTGACGCCCTTTCCCCGTAACCTGACGATTGCTTTGGGAAGTGCGGAAGTTATTCCTATGGATCTTGCCAATGCAATGAGAATTTTTCCAAGGGAAGGAAAATATTCCCCTTATCACTCTTTTTCAAAGGTTGTTTTTGCTGATGGTCAAGAACAAGAAAATAATTTAAGAGAAGAGCGACAGCTTATTCGGCCTGAATCAGCTTTTATCACCACAAATATTTTACAGGGAGTTATCTCAGGCATTAACAGGTCGCGGTATCTCGGCAAGGTGCAGAGTGAAATGGCGGGAAAGACTGGGACAACCAATGATGTTCGTAGTGCGTGGTTTTTTGGCTATTCCCCTAAGGTGCTCGCGTTGGTTTATGTCGGTCGCGATGATAATAGCGGTCTTGGTGATAAGGAGTGGGGCGTAACTACAGCTTTTCCTATTTGGGCTCGTTTTATGAATGAGGTACCCGAAAATCAGGAACCACTAGCATTTATCCAACCTCCCAATGTGGACTGGTATCCCATAGATCCAGAATCGGAAAAGCAACAGACTTTTGTAGAAGGCGATCCACAAGCCGTGGCTCAAGAGGTTCCCAAAGAATTATTTATCGATGGCACAGCTCCAAAAATACCTTTGGAAAATTCAGATGCCATAAGGATTAAAGCTCTAGAAAACTCAGCTTTTGCGCCGTAA